One window of Arthrobacter oryzae genomic DNA carries:
- a CDS encoding tyrosine recombinase XerC, translated as MDTPDLPPALAGAAHGFGRYLEGERARSPHTVRAYLSDVHSLLSAAAADGAASLDGIELSTLRRWLGVQSEAGMSRSTLARRAATARSFTAWAVREELLEADPALRLKAPKREKSLPGVLHQQQVVRVLDGLKAAAEDGGPMALRNRAMVELLYATGVRVGELAGMDVDDLDPDRRTLRVVGKGNKERTVPYGLPAAVAVDDWLRRGRLLLAVDGSDPALFLGARGRRVDQRQVRAVVKDLLDALGDTAATGPHALRHSAATHLLDGGADLRAVQEILGHSSLATTQIYTHVSVDRLRRSYQQAHPRA; from the coding sequence GTGGACACCCCAGACCTCCCCCCGGCCCTCGCTGGCGCAGCCCACGGCTTCGGCCGTTACCTCGAAGGCGAACGCGCCCGGTCACCTCACACCGTGCGCGCCTACCTGTCCGACGTCCACAGCCTGTTGTCGGCTGCGGCAGCAGACGGCGCCGCCAGCCTCGACGGGATTGAACTCTCCACGCTGCGGCGCTGGCTCGGCGTCCAGAGCGAGGCGGGCATGTCCCGGTCCACGTTGGCCCGGCGCGCAGCCACGGCCAGGTCCTTCACCGCGTGGGCCGTGCGGGAAGAACTTCTCGAGGCCGATCCGGCGCTGCGCCTGAAGGCACCGAAGCGGGAAAAATCCCTGCCGGGCGTCCTGCACCAGCAACAGGTTGTTCGCGTCCTGGACGGGCTGAAGGCCGCCGCGGAAGACGGCGGCCCGATGGCGCTCCGAAACCGGGCCATGGTGGAGTTGCTCTACGCCACCGGTGTCCGGGTCGGAGAGCTGGCGGGCATGGACGTGGACGACCTCGACCCCGACCGCCGGACGCTCAGGGTTGTCGGCAAGGGCAACAAGGAGCGGACGGTGCCGTACGGGCTTCCCGCCGCGGTCGCCGTCGACGACTGGCTGCGCCGCGGAAGGCTACTGCTGGCAGTCGACGGAAGCGATCCGGCACTCTTCCTGGGGGCCCGGGGCCGGCGGGTGGACCAGCGGCAGGTCCGTGCGGTGGTGAAGGACCTGCTCGACGCGCTGGGGGACACGGCTGCCACGGGTCCGCACGCGCTCCGGCACTCCGCCGCCACGCATTTGCTGGACGGCGGAGCCGACCTCAGGGCCGTGCAGGAAATTCTCGGCCACAGCAGCCTGGCTACCACCCAGATCTACACCCACGTCTCGGTTGACCGCCTGCGGCGAAGCTACCAGCAGGCGCATCCGCGCGCCTGA
- the aceE gene encoding pyruvate dehydrogenase (acetyl-transferring), homodimeric type, giving the protein MHARKERLDVAAGEDTSHILSGLTNQLPDRDPEETAEWIESLDTLIREQGTERAQYIMRSLLQRAGAQSVGVPMVTTTDYVNTIPADQEAEFPGNEEYERRYRAYMRWNAAVMVHRSQRPNIGVGGHISTYAGAATLYEVGFNHFFRGKDAPGGGDQVFFQGHASPGMYARAFMEGRLTEEDLDGFRQEKSKAGHALSSYPHPRLMPEFWEFPTVSMGIGPMNAIYQAQSNRYLHNRGLKDTSDQQVWAFLGDGEMDEPESRGLLQLAANENLDNLNFVINCNLQRLDGPVRGNGKIMQELEAFFRGAGWNVIKVVWGREWDALLSKDSDGSLVKIMNETPDGDYQTYKAESGGFVREHFFGKTPQTKDMVADLTDDQIWNLKRGGHDYRKVYAAYKAATEFKGKPTVILAKTVKGYGLGPHFEGRNATHQMKKLTLDDLKSFRDHLRIPITDEQLEGDPYQPPYFHPGNDAPEIAYMMERRAALGGSVPERRSKHDSITLPDAKSYEVAKRGSGKQQAATTMAFVRLLKDLMRDKEFGKHIAPIIPDEARTFGMDAFFPTAKIYNPKGQNYLSVDRDLVLAYKESAQGQLIHPGINEAGAVAAFTAAGTAYATHGVPLIPVYVFYSMFGFQRTGDAFWAAADQMTRGFIIGATAGRTTLTGEGLQHADGHSPILAATNPAVVTYDPAYGYEMGHIVRDGIERMYGPDSTDRNLMYYITVYNEPITQPAEPEELDVEGVLKGIYLLAPATIDGPRTQILASGVSVPWALEAQRILAEDWGVSADVWSVTSWNELRRDAMAAEEDAFLNPGQPARVPFVTAQLEGATGPIVAVSDYMKAVPDQIRQFLPNEFASLGADGFGFSDTRAAARRFFKNDTHSIVVRSLEMLARRSEVDAQAPVQAIEKYRLHNVNAGSTGNAGGES; this is encoded by the coding sequence ATGCATGCGCGCAAAGAGAGGTTGGACGTGGCTGCAGGAGAAGATACCTCCCATATCCTCAGCGGGTTGACTAACCAGCTGCCTGATCGTGATCCGGAAGAGACCGCCGAATGGATTGAGTCCCTGGATACGCTGATCAGGGAACAGGGCACCGAGCGTGCCCAGTACATCATGCGCAGTCTCCTGCAGCGTGCCGGCGCCCAGAGCGTCGGGGTTCCGATGGTCACCACCACGGACTATGTGAACACCATCCCGGCGGACCAGGAAGCTGAGTTCCCCGGGAACGAAGAATACGAGCGCCGTTACCGGGCCTACATGCGCTGGAACGCCGCGGTGATGGTGCACCGGTCCCAGCGGCCGAACATCGGCGTGGGCGGGCACATCTCCACCTACGCCGGCGCCGCGACCCTGTACGAGGTCGGCTTCAACCACTTCTTCCGCGGCAAGGATGCCCCCGGCGGCGGGGACCAGGTCTTCTTCCAGGGCCACGCCTCCCCCGGCATGTACGCCCGCGCGTTCATGGAAGGCCGGCTGACCGAGGAGGACCTGGACGGGTTCCGGCAGGAAAAGTCCAAGGCCGGGCACGCCCTGTCCTCCTACCCGCACCCGCGGCTGATGCCGGAGTTCTGGGAATTCCCCACCGTGTCCATGGGCATCGGGCCGATGAACGCGATCTACCAGGCCCAGTCCAACCGGTACCTGCACAACCGCGGCCTGAAAGACACCTCGGACCAGCAGGTCTGGGCGTTCCTGGGCGACGGGGAAATGGACGAGCCCGAGTCCCGCGGCCTGCTCCAGCTCGCCGCGAACGAGAACCTGGACAACCTGAACTTCGTGATCAACTGCAACCTCCAGCGCCTGGACGGGCCGGTGCGCGGCAACGGCAAGATCATGCAGGAACTCGAAGCGTTCTTCCGCGGCGCGGGCTGGAACGTCATCAAGGTCGTCTGGGGCCGGGAATGGGACGCGCTGCTCTCCAAGGACTCCGACGGGTCGCTGGTGAAGATCATGAACGAGACCCCGGACGGGGACTACCAGACCTACAAGGCCGAATCCGGCGGGTTCGTCCGCGAACACTTCTTCGGCAAGACCCCGCAGACCAAGGACATGGTCGCGGACCTGACCGATGACCAGATCTGGAACCTCAAGCGCGGCGGCCACGACTACCGCAAGGTCTACGCCGCGTACAAGGCAGCCACCGAATTCAAGGGCAAACCCACCGTCATCCTGGCCAAAACGGTCAAGGGCTACGGACTCGGGCCGCACTTCGAGGGCCGCAACGCCACCCACCAGATGAAGAAACTCACCCTCGACGACCTCAAGTCGTTCCGTGACCACCTGCGCATCCCGATCACGGATGAGCAGCTCGAGGGCGATCCCTACCAGCCGCCGTACTTCCACCCCGGCAACGATGCACCGGAAATCGCGTACATGATGGAACGCCGGGCCGCCCTGGGCGGTTCCGTTCCGGAACGCCGCAGCAAGCATGACTCGATCACCCTGCCGGACGCGAAGTCCTACGAGGTGGCCAAGCGCGGTTCGGGCAAGCAGCAGGCGGCCACCACCATGGCGTTCGTCCGCCTGCTCAAGGACCTCATGCGGGACAAGGAGTTCGGCAAGCACATCGCGCCGATCATCCCCGATGAGGCCCGTACGTTCGGCATGGATGCGTTCTTCCCGACGGCGAAGATCTACAACCCCAAGGGCCAGAACTACCTGTCCGTGGACCGGGACCTGGTCCTGGCCTACAAGGAATCCGCCCAGGGCCAGCTGATCCACCCCGGCATCAACGAAGCCGGCGCCGTGGCAGCCTTCACCGCCGCCGGCACCGCCTACGCCACCCACGGCGTCCCGCTGATCCCGGTCTACGTCTTCTACTCCATGTTCGGCTTCCAGCGCACCGGCGACGCCTTCTGGGCAGCAGCGGACCAAATGACCCGCGGCTTCATCATCGGCGCCACCGCAGGACGGACCACCCTCACCGGCGAAGGACTCCAGCACGCCGACGGACACTCCCCCATCCTCGCCGCCACCAACCCGGCAGTGGTCACCTACGACCCCGCCTACGGCTACGAAATGGGCCACATCGTCCGCGACGGCATCGAGCGCATGTACGGACCGGACTCAACCGACCGTAACCTGATGTACTACATCACCGTCTACAACGAACCCATCACCCAGCCGGCAGAGCCGGAGGAACTGGATGTTGAAGGCGTACTCAAGGGCATCTACCTGCTTGCACCGGCCACGATTGACGGCCCCCGCACGCAGATCCTTGCCTCGGGCGTCTCCGTCCCCTGGGCCCTCGAAGCCCAGCGGATCCTGGCCGAGGACTGGGGCGTCTCCGCGGACGTCTGGTCCGTCACGTCCTGGAACGAACTGCGCCGCGACGCCATGGCAGCGGAAGAGGACGCGTTCCTCAACCCCGGCCAGCCGGCGCGCGTGCCGTTCGTCACGGCTCAGCTCGAAGGTGCCACCGGTCCCATCGTGGCGGTCTCGGACTACATGAAGGCCGTCCCGGACCAGATCCGCCAGTTCCTCCCGAACGAGTTCGCCTCGCTCGGCGCCGACGGCTTCGGCTTCTCCGACACCCGCGCAGCAGCCCGCCGCTTCTTCAAGAACGACACCCACTCCATCGTGGTCCGTTCCCTGGAGATGCTCGCGCGCCGCAGCGAAGTGGATGCCCAGGCTCCGGTCCAGGCAATCGAAAAGTACCGCCTGCACAACGTCAACGCAGGTTCCACAGGCAACGCCGGAGGCGAATCCTGA
- a CDS encoding beta-ketoacyl-ACP synthase III produces MSAPVLKQAPLREHTRILGLGAYRPDVIVTNEDVCQWIDSSDEWIRQRTGIVTRHRAPADISVIDMAEGAAREALAKAGIEASQLGAVIVSTVTHPYATPSAAASLADRLGATPAPAFDISAACAGYCYGIAQGDALVRSGAADYVLVVGAEKLSDVIDNTERTISFLLGDGAGAVVIGPSDTPGIGPSVWGSDGSKWDAIGMTHSLLDVRELALAANKGGSLSTAEADVTDAAIWPTLRQDGQTVFRWAVWEMAKVAQQALDAAGIAPEDLVAFIPHQANMRIIDEMVKKLKLPETVKVARDIAEAGNTSAASIPLATHRLLQENPELSGGLALQIGFGAGLVFGAQVIVLP; encoded by the coding sequence ATGAGCGCCCCCGTACTCAAGCAGGCACCGCTGCGGGAACACACCCGCATCCTTGGACTCGGCGCCTACCGGCCCGACGTCATCGTCACCAACGAAGATGTGTGCCAGTGGATCGATTCGTCTGACGAATGGATCCGGCAGCGCACCGGCATCGTGACGCGCCACCGGGCCCCTGCCGACATCAGTGTCATCGACATGGCCGAGGGTGCCGCCCGCGAAGCCCTGGCCAAGGCAGGCATCGAAGCCAGCCAACTGGGCGCGGTGATCGTCTCCACTGTCACCCACCCTTACGCGACGCCCTCCGCTGCTGCGAGCCTGGCGGACCGACTTGGCGCGACGCCTGCCCCGGCATTCGACATCTCAGCTGCGTGCGCCGGCTATTGCTACGGCATCGCCCAGGGTGACGCGCTGGTCCGCTCCGGGGCTGCCGACTACGTGCTGGTGGTCGGTGCCGAGAAGCTGTCGGACGTCATCGACAACACCGAGCGCACCATCTCGTTCCTGCTTGGCGACGGCGCCGGCGCCGTCGTGATCGGCCCCTCGGACACCCCGGGCATCGGCCCGTCGGTCTGGGGCTCGGACGGCAGCAAGTGGGACGCCATCGGGATGACCCATTCCCTGCTCGATGTCCGGGAGCTGGCCCTGGCCGCCAACAAGGGCGGTTCGCTAAGCACCGCGGAGGCCGACGTCACCGACGCCGCCATCTGGCCGACCCTGCGCCAGGACGGCCAGACCGTCTTCCGCTGGGCCGTCTGGGAAATGGCCAAAGTGGCGCAGCAGGCCCTCGACGCCGCCGGCATCGCGCCGGAGGACCTCGTAGCCTTCATCCCCCACCAGGCCAACATGCGGATCATCGACGAGATGGTCAAGAAGCTCAAGCTTCCCGAGACCGTCAAGGTGGCCAGGGACATCGCCGAGGCCGGAAACACGTCAGCAGCTTCCATTCCGCTTGCGACCCACCGCCTGTTGCAGGAAAACCCCGAACTCAGCGGCGGACTCGCCCTGCAAATCGGTTTCGGCGCCGGCCTGGTGTTTGGCGCCCAGGTGATTGTGCTCCCGTAG
- a CDS encoding PucR family transcriptional regulator, which produces MAEPTPTPAKRKPASRALTPEKAQTLKKLRASVGQLSTTTMRELEKSLPWYGRLSSDERSALGMVAQNGIAAFVTWYERPSSPSWILTDVFGTAPTELTRSISLQKALQLIRIVVEVVEDQVPVIAPEADQPALREAVLRYSREVAFAAADVYARAAESRGSWDTRLEALIVDAILRGENTDALRSRIAALGWKAQERFTVMVGNSPSEPSASYVSELRRTAGRFAEDALVGIQGDRLILILGGVQDRESAYLKLSELFAPGPVVYGPEAGSLLEASGSAQSAFAGLTAARAWPSAPRPVAADDLLPERVISGDDAARRSLIKNIYRPLIAASNGLVETLGTYLELGHSLEATARELFVHANTVRYRLKRVCDVTGWDPLLPREAFVLQAALVVGRLSVPPKAPTERQPSRNGN; this is translated from the coding sequence ATGGCAGAGCCCACCCCCACTCCCGCAAAGCGCAAGCCCGCCTCGCGCGCCCTGACGCCCGAAAAAGCCCAGACGCTGAAGAAACTCCGGGCAAGCGTGGGCCAGCTGTCCACCACCACCATGCGAGAGCTGGAAAAATCGCTGCCTTGGTACGGCCGGCTCAGTTCCGATGAGCGGTCAGCCCTCGGGATGGTGGCGCAGAACGGCATCGCCGCGTTCGTGACCTGGTACGAGCGGCCCAGCTCGCCGTCGTGGATCCTGACCGACGTATTCGGAACCGCGCCCACCGAACTGACCCGCTCCATCAGCCTGCAGAAGGCCCTCCAGCTCATCAGGATCGTGGTGGAAGTGGTGGAGGACCAGGTTCCCGTGATCGCTCCGGAGGCGGACCAGCCCGCCCTCCGCGAAGCCGTGCTCCGCTACTCCCGCGAAGTGGCCTTCGCCGCCGCCGATGTCTACGCCCGCGCCGCCGAATCGAGGGGCTCATGGGACACCAGGCTGGAAGCCCTGATTGTGGACGCGATCCTGCGGGGTGAGAATACGGATGCCTTGCGGTCCCGCATCGCGGCCCTCGGCTGGAAGGCGCAGGAGCGTTTTACCGTCATGGTGGGCAATTCGCCGTCGGAACCCAGCGCCAGCTACGTGAGCGAACTCCGCCGCACGGCCGGCCGGTTTGCCGAGGACGCGCTGGTGGGAATCCAGGGCGACCGCCTCATCCTGATCCTCGGCGGCGTCCAGGACCGGGAGAGCGCGTACCTGAAGCTCAGCGAGCTGTTCGCCCCCGGGCCCGTGGTTTACGGACCGGAAGCGGGTTCCCTCCTCGAGGCGAGCGGTTCGGCGCAATCCGCCTTCGCGGGGCTGACGGCGGCGCGCGCTTGGCCCTCCGCACCGCGCCCGGTGGCTGCTGACGACCTGCTGCCTGAGCGGGTCATTTCGGGGGACGACGCCGCACGGCGGTCCCTCATCAAGAACATCTACCGGCCGCTGATTGCCGCGTCCAATGGGCTGGTGGAGACGCTGGGTACCTACCTCGAGCTGGGACACTCCCTCGAAGCGACGGCCCGCGAGCTCTTCGTGCACGCCAACACCGTCCGTTACCGGCTCAAGCGCGTTTGTGACGTCACGGGCTGGGATCCGCTCCTTCCCCGGGAGGCGTTTGTGCTTCAGGCGGCACTCGTGGTGGGACGGCTTTCCGTTCCGCCGAAGGCCCCCACGGAGCGCCAGCCGTCCCGGAACGGCAACTGA
- a CDS encoding ACP S-malonyltransferase, with the protein MLAIVCPGQGSQTPGFLAPWLELPSVAGHLASLSEIAGIDLTAHGTTSDEETIKDTAVAQPLIVAAGLVAAKSLFDVELSTLPVVLAGHSVGEITASALAGVLTETEAMTFVRERANSMAAAAAVTPTGMSAVVGGDPAEVLAAIEAAGATPANVNGAGQTVAAGTFEQLKALAENPPAKARVIPLKVAGAFHTSHMSPAVAALEALKPTLHPRNPQVPLLSNFDGKEVTDGGAAVGSLIAQVSRPVRWDLCMETLVRRGVTGVIELAPAGTLAGLAKRGMPGVKTVAVKTPEDLSAALALFAELEGQA; encoded by the coding sequence GTGCTTGCAATCGTCTGCCCTGGACAGGGCTCCCAGACCCCTGGTTTTCTGGCCCCTTGGCTGGAACTGCCTTCCGTCGCCGGCCATTTGGCCTCCCTCAGTGAAATAGCAGGCATCGACCTCACGGCACATGGCACCACGTCGGATGAGGAAACCATCAAGGACACGGCGGTAGCACAGCCGCTGATCGTGGCGGCCGGACTGGTGGCCGCCAAGTCGTTGTTCGACGTCGAACTGAGCACCCTTCCGGTAGTCCTGGCAGGTCACTCCGTCGGCGAGATCACGGCGTCGGCCCTTGCCGGCGTCCTGACCGAGACCGAAGCCATGACGTTCGTCCGGGAGCGCGCCAACAGCATGGCTGCGGCTGCTGCCGTCACCCCCACAGGCATGAGCGCCGTGGTTGGCGGAGATCCGGCCGAGGTCCTCGCGGCCATCGAGGCCGCCGGCGCCACGCCCGCCAACGTCAACGGTGCCGGCCAGACCGTCGCCGCGGGCACGTTCGAACAGCTCAAGGCCCTCGCCGAGAATCCCCCCGCGAAGGCACGCGTGATCCCGCTGAAGGTGGCCGGAGCCTTCCACACCTCGCACATGTCCCCCGCCGTAGCGGCGCTGGAAGCGCTGAAGCCCACCCTGCACCCCCGGAACCCGCAGGTGCCGCTGTTGTCCAACTTTGACGGCAAGGAAGTGACCGACGGCGGCGCAGCAGTCGGCAGCCTCATCGCCCAGGTCTCCCGTCCGGTCCGCTGGGACCTGTGCATGGAGACGCTGGTCCGGCGCGGCGTCACGGGCGTCATTGAACTCGCACCAGCCGGAACCCTGGCCGGACTCGCCAAGCGGGGCATGCCCGGCGTCAAGACGGTTGCCGTCAAGACTCCGGAGGACCTCAGCGCTGCCTTGGCCCTATTCGCAGAACTGGAGGGACAGGCATGA
- the fabF gene encoding beta-ketoacyl-ACP synthase II, translated as MARKVVITGLGATTPIGGDVPTMWNNALKGVSGARTLEDDWVAKYELPVHFAARASTPALEVLSRVEAKRMDPSTQFGVVAAREAWADSGITEVDHDRLAVAFATGIGGVWTLLDAWDTLREKGPRRVLPMTVPMLMPNGVAAAVSLDLGARAGAHTPVSACASGTEALHLGLDLIRSGKADVVVCGGAEAAIHPMPIAAFASMQALSRRNDDPEHASRPYDTGRDGFVMGEGAGALVIEAEEHALARGARIYGELAGTSVTADAYHITAPDPQGLGATRALKAAMFDGRIQAEEVVHVNAHATSTPVGDKPEYTALRAALGSHVDNVAVSATKSQMGHLLGASGAVEAVLTVLAVYERKAPVTINLENQDPEIPLDVVTKTARDLPSGSIVALSNSFGFGGHNAVIAVRSI; from the coding sequence ATGGCACGCAAAGTAGTCATTACCGGTCTGGGTGCCACCACGCCCATTGGCGGCGATGTCCCCACGATGTGGAATAACGCGCTGAAGGGCGTCTCCGGCGCACGCACGCTCGAGGACGACTGGGTGGCCAAGTATGAACTGCCCGTTCACTTCGCAGCCCGCGCCTCCACCCCCGCGCTGGAAGTCCTGAGCCGCGTCGAAGCGAAGCGGATGGACCCGTCCACGCAGTTCGGCGTCGTGGCCGCCCGCGAAGCCTGGGCCGACTCCGGCATTACCGAAGTGGACCACGACCGCCTTGCAGTGGCCTTTGCCACGGGCATCGGCGGCGTCTGGACCCTGCTGGACGCCTGGGACACCCTGCGCGAAAAAGGTCCGCGTCGCGTCCTGCCCATGACCGTGCCGATGCTGATGCCCAATGGCGTGGCAGCAGCGGTGAGCCTGGACCTGGGTGCCCGGGCCGGTGCCCACACCCCGGTATCCGCCTGCGCATCCGGCACCGAGGCCCTCCACCTCGGCCTGGACCTCATTCGCTCCGGCAAGGCTGACGTCGTGGTCTGCGGTGGAGCCGAAGCTGCGATCCACCCGATGCCCATTGCCGCGTTCGCCTCGATGCAGGCCCTTTCGCGCCGCAACGACGATCCCGAGCACGCGTCACGCCCGTACGACACGGGTCGCGACGGTTTCGTCATGGGTGAAGGCGCCGGCGCCCTGGTCATCGAAGCCGAGGAACACGCACTTGCCCGTGGTGCCCGGATCTACGGCGAGCTCGCGGGAACCTCGGTGACTGCCGACGCCTACCACATCACGGCCCCGGACCCCCAGGGCCTGGGTGCCACCCGCGCCCTGAAAGCGGCGATGTTTGACGGCCGCATCCAGGCTGAGGAAGTGGTCCACGTCAACGCGCACGCGACGTCCACTCCCGTCGGCGACAAGCCTGAGTACACCGCGCTTCGCGCTGCCCTGGGATCGCACGTCGATAATGTGGCGGTTTCCGCGACAAAGTCCCAGATGGGCCACCTGCTGGGTGCCTCAGGTGCCGTTGAAGCAGTCCTTACCGTCCTGGCCGTCTACGAGCGCAAGGCACCGGTGACCATCAACCTGGAAAACCAGGATCCGGAGATCCCGCTCGACGTCGTCACCAAGACGGCCCGCGACCTGCCGTCAGGCAGCATCGTGGCACTGAGCAACTCCTTCGGCTTCGGCGGCCACAACGCCGTGATTGCTGTCCGCAGCATCTAG
- the dprA gene encoding DNA-processing protein DprA has product MTDNERLARAALSRLMEPQDAVGLALVRAAGAVDGLRIATGQLASGPQLEQEITALLAENGTGSWPGINASLKRWAPRIPDLAPERDLATMHRMGGRMIIPSDELWPGQLADLDLHEPLCLWWRGVEQPLPAAAKSVALVGSRDSTSYGAAVTGDLAYSLAQRGFTIVSGGAYGIDAHAHRAALAGAGEAMPTVAVMAGGVDRFYPSGNEDLLRTVTNQGAVLAEVPPGSAPTRYRFLQRNRLIAALSSVTVVVEARWRSGALNTAHHAETLGRAVGAVPGSVHSANSAGCHRLIREGGAVCVTDAGEIAELASPSGESLADLAAGKRADHDGLTLEDLILLDALPLRSTSSVEKLTSVAGLSADSVRAGLGRLGLLGLAESERGGWKRSRKAC; this is encoded by the coding sequence ATGACTGACAATGAACGCTTAGCGCGGGCCGCCCTGTCGCGCCTGATGGAGCCGCAGGACGCTGTGGGCCTGGCGCTGGTGAGAGCAGCCGGTGCCGTGGATGGGCTCCGAATCGCCACCGGTCAGCTGGCGTCCGGTCCGCAGCTCGAACAGGAGATCACGGCACTATTGGCGGAGAACGGCACCGGCAGCTGGCCCGGGATTAACGCCTCACTCAAGCGCTGGGCTCCGCGCATCCCGGACCTGGCTCCGGAACGGGACCTGGCCACGATGCACCGGATGGGCGGCCGCATGATCATCCCGTCCGACGAATTATGGCCCGGGCAGCTGGCTGACCTGGACCTTCATGAACCCCTTTGCCTGTGGTGGCGCGGTGTGGAGCAGCCCCTGCCCGCAGCGGCGAAGTCCGTTGCCCTTGTCGGGTCCCGCGACAGCACAAGCTACGGCGCTGCCGTCACAGGCGACCTCGCCTACTCCCTGGCCCAACGGGGCTTCACTATCGTCTCGGGCGGGGCCTACGGTATCGATGCGCATGCCCACCGGGCCGCGCTGGCGGGCGCCGGAGAGGCCATGCCCACGGTCGCCGTCATGGCCGGGGGAGTGGACCGCTTTTATCCGTCCGGAAACGAAGACCTCCTCAGGACGGTCACGAACCAGGGTGCGGTCCTGGCCGAAGTCCCGCCCGGTTCAGCCCCCACGCGGTACCGGTTCCTTCAGCGGAACCGACTCATCGCCGCCCTGTCGTCAGTCACCGTCGTGGTGGAAGCACGCTGGCGCTCCGGGGCGCTGAACACGGCACACCACGCTGAGACCCTGGGCCGGGCCGTCGGAGCCGTCCCAGGCTCCGTGCACAGCGCAAATTCGGCCGGTTGCCACAGGCTGATCCGCGAAGGGGGTGCCGTCTGCGTTACGGACGCCGGTGAAATCGCCGAACTCGCCTCACCCAGCGGCGAATCGTTGGCCGACCTCGCCGCTGGGAAACGCGCTGACCACGACGGCCTCACCTTGGAAGACCTCATCCTTCTCGACGCGCTGCCGTTGCGGTCAACGAGCTCAGTCGAAAAGCTGACGTCTGTTGCGGGACTGAGCGCAGATTCGGTCAGGGCGGGACTGGGTCGGCTGGGGCTGTTGGGGCTTGCCGAATCCGAACGCGGCGGCTGGAAAAGGTCCCGCAAAGCGTGCTGA
- a CDS encoding acyl carrier protein yields MASNEEILAGLAEIVNEETGLATEAVELDKSFTEDLDIDSISMMTIVVNAEEKFGVRIPDEEVKNLKTVGDAVSFISNAQA; encoded by the coding sequence ATGGCTAGCAACGAAGAGATCCTGGCCGGCCTGGCTGAAATCGTCAACGAAGAGACCGGCCTCGCCACCGAAGCCGTCGAGCTGGACAAGTCCTTCACCGAGGACCTGGACATCGACTCCATCTCCATGATGACCATCGTGGTCAACGCTGAGGAAAAGTTCGGCGTGCGTATCCCGGACGAAGAGGTCAAGAACCTCAAGACCGTCGGCGACGCTGTCAGCTTCATCTCAAACGCACAGGCCTAG
- a CDS encoding DUF3145 domain-containing protein, which yields MSVAMTRGVLFVHSAPTALCPHVEWAIGSVVDKRTDLEWTAQPAAPGMFRSELSWTGSPGTGALLASALRGWAHLRYEVTEEPSQGVDGGRWSHTPELGIFHAVTDVHGNIMVSEDRIRYAYESGAGDPSAVYHELSLALGEAWDEELEPFRHAAEGAPVRWLHQVG from the coding sequence ATGTCTGTTGCAATGACCCGCGGTGTCTTGTTCGTTCACTCGGCCCCGACCGCCCTGTGCCCCCACGTAGAGTGGGCCATCGGGTCTGTCGTGGACAAGCGAACGGACCTTGAGTGGACTGCTCAGCCTGCTGCGCCCGGAATGTTCCGTTCGGAATTGTCCTGGACCGGCAGCCCGGGTACCGGCGCCCTGCTGGCATCCGCCCTGAGGGGCTGGGCGCACCTGCGCTATGAAGTCACCGAGGAACCCAGCCAGGGCGTGGACGGCGGCAGATGGTCCCACACCCCTGAACTCGGAATTTTCCACGCCGTCACCGACGTACACGGAAACATCATGGTTTCGGAAGACCGGATCCGCTACGCCTACGAGTCCGGCGCCGGCGACCCGTCCGCCGTTTACCACGAGCTCTCCTTGGCGCTCGGCGAGGCCTGGGACGAAGAGCTGGAGCCGTTCCGGCACGCTGCCGAGGGCGCACCCGTGCGCTGGCTGCACCAGGTGGGCTGA